A genomic region of Ochotona princeps isolate mOchPri1 chromosome 17, mOchPri1.hap1, whole genome shotgun sequence contains the following coding sequences:
- the COG1 gene encoding conserved oligomeric Golgi complex subunit 1 — MAARRGGKAEVASGRPSRRTMAAAAVSPARKRLDLRDPAALFETHGAEEIRGLERQVRAEIEHKKEELRQMVGERYRDLIEAADTIGQMRCCAEGLVDAVQATDQYCARLRQAGPPAPPRPPQAPQLPQLSEKFYSMAAQIKLLLDIPERIWSSMEASQYLRATQLHLLCCHLHGLLQLEPAGPCHSPVLSRFPILIRQVAAASHFRSTILYESKMLLKGQAVSDQAVAEALCSIMLLEESSPRQALTDFLMARKAAFQKLLNQPQHGSGIKAQICSLVELLATTLNQAHVLFYTVPEGQLPEPALPCGLLFSTLEAITGHSPAGTGAGVLQGELQSCGWFKHLPASIVQFQPALRTLVHPISQEHLRDTLQKWIHMCKEDIKNGISNLLLYVKSMRGLAGIRDAVWELLTHGAANHSWDVICRRLLEKPLSLWEDMLQQLFLERLQTLTKEGFDSISSSSKELLRAALQELESSPSGSASHKHIHYEQNMALFLWSESASDLPSNAAWVTVANRAQFAHSGLSMKAQAVSPCVQNFCSALDSRLKVQLDDLLAYLPSDEPSPPRDVPPPQAKGPAFDRYADAGTVQDMLQAHAVACIGHIMDYIQAELRSTEEAVQGQQASHSQARLHAVLFMARLCQSLGELCPHLKQCIVGNSRSPEKPAREARVLRKATKGNSQDGIPVQAKWQEVREMLLQQSVLGYRTWSSAVVKVLVDGFTQALLVEDAGSILATATNWDELEIQEETESGSSITSKIRLPTQPSWYVQSFLFSLCQEINRVGGHALPKVTLQEMLQSCRVQVVAAYERFSEEKKKKEGAFPVTQNRALQLLYDLRYLSLVLATKGEEGKSGRSKADPRLEKVTDHLEGLIDPFDLDVFTPHLNSNLSRLVQRTSVLFGLVTATDNQFTSRSSTFLSQEPHNILPLASSQIRFGLLPLSMTSNRKAKMSRSIQTQAQQADLPAPSAAEDSMHAGSLFRQLVNEEDDTATPSLFKLGWLSSMTK; from the exons ATGGCGGCGAGGCGGGGCGGGAAGGCGGAAGTGGCCAGCGGACGGCCCTCCCGACGCACCATGGCGGCCGCAGCCGTCTCTCCCGCAAGGAAGCGGCTGGATCTGCGCGACCCCGCGGCGCTTTTCGAAACGCACGGAGCGGAAGAGATCCGCGGGCTGGAGCGCCAAGTCCGGGCGGAGATCGAGCACAAGAAGGAGGAGCTGCGGCAGATGGTGGGCGAGCGCTACCGCGACCTGATCGAGGCGGCCGACACCATCGGGCAGATGCGCTGCTGCGCCGAGGGGCTGGTGGACGCCGTGCAGGCCACCGACCAGTACTGCGCCCGTCTCCGCCAGGCCGGCCCGCCGGCGCCGCCCCGGCCCCCGCAGGCCCCGCAG CTGCCTCAGCTGTCCGAGAAGTTCTACAGCATGGCCGCCCAGATCAAGCTGCTGCTGGACATCCCCGAGAGGATCTGGAGCTCCATGGAAGCCTCGCAGTACCTCCGCGCCACgcagctgcacctgctctgctgccacctccacGGCCTGCTGCAGCTGGAGCCGGCCGGGCCCTGCCACAGTCCTGTCCTCTCCCGCTTTCCCATCCTCATCCggcaggtggcagcagccagCCATTTCCG GTCCACTATTTTGTATGAGAGCAAGATGCTGCTCAAAGGCCAGGCTGTGTCTGACCAAGCTGTGGCAGAGGCCCTGTGCTCCATCATGCTCCTGGAAGAGAGTTCCCCGCGCCAGGCTCTCACCGACTTCCTGATGGCCCGTAAGGCAGCTTTTCAGAAGCTGCTCAACCAGCCGCAGCATG GTTCCGGCATCAAAGCCCAGATCTGCTCCTTGGTGGAGCTGCTGGCCACCACTCTGAATCAGGCGCACGTGCTGTTCTACACCGTGCCCGAAGGCCAGCTGCCAGAGCCGGCCCTGCCGTGCGGTTTGCTCTTCTCCACCCTGGAGGCCATCACGGGCCACAGCCCTGCCG GAACAGGCGCTGGGGTCCTGCAGGGGGAGCTGCAGTCCTGCGGCTGGTTTAAGCACCTGCCGGCCTCCATCGTGCAGTTCCAGCCAGCACTCCGAACCCTCGTGCATCCCATCAGCCAGGAGCACCTGAGAGACACCCTGCAGAAATGGATCCACAT GTGTAAGGAAGACATCAAAAATGGGATCAGCAACTTGCTCCTGTATGTGAAAAGCATGAGAGGTCTCGCGGGGATCCGGGATGCCGTGTGGGAGTTGCTCACCCACGGGGCCGCCAACCACAGCTGGGACGTGATATGCCGGCGGCTGCTGGAGAAGCCACTCTCGCTCTGGGAGGACATGCTGCAGCAGCTGTTCCTTGAGCGACTGCAG ACTCTGACCAAAGAAGGCTTTGACTCCATCTCCAGTAGTTCCAAGGAGCTCCTGCGGGCAGCTCTGCAGGAACTAGAAAGCAGCCccagcggctccgcttcccataaGCACATCCACTATGAGCAGAACATGGCCCTCTTTCTGTGGTCCGAGAGCGCCAGCGACCTGCCTTCCAACGCTGCCTGGGTCACCGTGGCAAACCGCGCTCAGTTCGCCCACAGCGGCCTCTCCATGAAGGCACAGGCCGTGAGCCCCTGCGTGCAGAACTTCTGCTCGGCCCTGGACTCCAGGCTGAAAGTGCAGCTGGACGACCTCCTGGCTTACCTGCCCTCCGATGAGCCGTCCCCGCCCAGGGACGTTCCCCCGCCGCAGGCCAAGGGCCCTGCCTTTGACAGGTACGCAGATGCAGGCACTGTGCAGGACATGCTGCAGGCTCACGCTGTGGCGTGCATCGGGCACATCATGGACTACATCCAGGCCGAGCTACGGAGCACCGAGGAAGCCGTGCAGGGGCAGCAGgccagccacagccaggccaggctgcacgcAGTCCTTTTCatggccaggctgtgccagtcaCTGGGAGAACTGTGTCCCCACCTGAAGCAGTGTATTGTGGGAAACTCCAGGAGCCCCGAAAAACCAGCCAGGGAGGCTCGGGTTCTGAGAAAAGCAACCAAGGGGAACAGTCAGGATGGCATTCCTGTGCAGGCCAAGTggcaggaagtgagagagatGCTGTTGCAGCAGAGTGTGCTGGGCTACAGGACGTGGAGCAGCGCCGTCGTGAAG GTTTTGGTGGATGGATTCACACAGGCCCTGCTTGTAGAGGATGCTGGCTCCATCCTGGCCACGGCCACCAACTGGGATGAGCTGGAAATCCAGGAGGAGACGGAGTCCGGCAGCAGCATCACCTCCAAGATCCGGCTGCCAACGCAG CCGTCCTGGTACGTGCAGTCCTTCCTGTTTAGTCTATGCCAAGAAATTAACCGCGTCGGAGGCCACGCCCTGCCGAAGGTGACGCTGCAGGAGATGCTGCAGAGCTGTCGGGTTCAAGTAGTCGCTGCCTACGAGAGATTctcagaggagaaaaagaag AAGGAAGGAGCATTCCCGGTCACCCAGAATCGGGCGCTGCAGCTGCTTTATGACCTGCGCTACCTCAGCCTCGTCCTGGCCACCAAAGGTGAAGAGGGCAAGAGTGGCCGGAGCAAAGCGGACCCCAG ACTTGAGAAAGTGACTGACCACCTGGAGGGCCTCATTGACCCGTTTGACCTGGATGTTTTCACACCACACCTCAACAGCAACCTCTCCCGCCTGGTGCAGAGAACTTCT GTCTTGTTCGGGCTGGTTACCGCCACAGACAACCAGTTCACCTCGAGGAGCAGTACCTTCCTCTCCCAGGAGCCCCACAACATCCTGCCCCTGGCGTCCAGTCAGATCAG ATTTGGGCTGCTTCCCCTGAGCATGACAAGCAACCGCAAGGCTAAAATGAGCAGGAGCATCCAAACACAAGCCCAG